The following is a genomic window from Oncorhynchus kisutch isolate 150728-3 linkage group LG6, Okis_V2, whole genome shotgun sequence.
gtaatttagcagacactcttttccagagcgacatacagttagtgcattcatattaaaatagctaggtgggacaaccacagagGTGGAAGAACAGAGcactcgggttggggtgtagggtttgagcttAGTCTGAAGGTAGGGAGAaacagttcctcttgctgctccgttggttagcaccatggtcttgtagtggatacgagctttgactggaagccagtggagcctgccgaggagcggggtgacatgggagaacttgggaaggttgaacacagGCAGGCTGTggcattctggataagttgcagtggtttgatggcacaagtggggagcccagccaacagtgagttgcagtagtccagacgggagatgacaagtgaatggattaggacctgcgctgCTTCCTGTGTGTGGTAGGGTCATACTCgatggatgttgtagagcatgaatcTGCAGGAGCGGGTCACttctttgatgtttgcagagaatgacagggtgttgtccagggtcacaccaaggttctttgcactatGGGAGGGGGACGCCGtagagttgtcaaccgtgatggagatgTCTTGGAGTGGGCAGGCCTTCCTTGGGAGGAAGAGCAGCCTCGTCTTGTCAACGTttagcttgaggtggtgggccgacatccaagctgagatatctgccaggcatgcAAAGATgaccacctgggtgtcagaagggggaaggagaaaagtagttgagtgtcatccgcataacAATGATATGAGAGATCATGTCAGGATATGACGGAGCCGAGTGGCTTGGCGtatagagagaaaaggagagggcctCGAACCGAGCCCTGGGGTACAACAGTAGTGAGAGTATGTAGTGCAGACAGATTCTCTCcatgtcacctggtaggagcggcttgtcaggtaggatgcaatctaagagtgtgcagagcctgagacgcctagccctgagagggtggagaggaggatctgatggttcactgtGTTAAAGGCAGTGGACAGATCtaggaggaggatgagaacagaggagagagagtcagctttggcagtgaggAGAGCCTCACTGATACAGAAGAGAGCAGTCTCAATTGAGGGACctgtcttgaagcctgactgacATTCTGAGAGAGCTAgcgagagagttggtcagagacagcaTGCTAAATTGTAttggaaagaaaataaagaaGGGATACCAGTCTATAGtttttgatgtcagagtggtcaagtgttggtttcttgaggaggggagagactccGGACATTTTTAAGTCAGAGGGGAGGCAGTCAGTggccagggatgagttgatgagggaagtgagaagGTCTCCACAGAGATGgtcaggagaagggaggggaggatgggttGATCGTGCAGGTTGTCGGGTGGCCGGACCCCACTAGTCTCAGGATtttatctggagagagaggggagaaagaggtcaaagCGTAGCGTTGTTGTTCTGTGTCAGTGGGACCAAtagactcaataggctgagtgaatgaggagctGATGTCATCCACCTtattttcaaagtggttgacaaagtaatctgcagagagggatgaggaaggggtggaggattaaggaggaaggagaaggtggaaaatagtttcctagggttagaggaagAAGCTTGAAATTTGAAGTGATAGAAAGTGACTTTCACAGCGGATACAGAAGAGGAAAATGTAGAGAGGAGGGAATGAAAGGAGGATTGGTCCTCCAGAAGTTTAGCTTTCCTCGATTTTCGCCCTGTTCTGTATGATCGCAATGATTTTCTCAGAAATGGAACTGGAGGGGAGGGCTGAGCCGGCCGGGAGGAAAGTGGACAGTACGAGTCATAAGATACGGAAAGGGAGGAAACTAGGGttgaagaggcagaatcaggagacaggagggagaaagatttagcagaagggagagatgataggatagatGAGGATAGagtagtggaagagagagagagcgaagattgcgacggcacatgaccatctgggtaggggctgagtgggtTGGGTCAGAGGAAAAGGAAACGAAATAGTGATctgagacctggaggggggttgcagtgagattagtaggcgaaCAGCCTCTAGTAAGGATtaggtcaagcgtattgcctgccttgtgagtgggaggggtcCGGGAAAGGGTGAAGCCAGAAGAGGCaagaaggggaagaaagaggtGGAAAGAAATTAACCGAAGGTAGACGTAAGTAGGTTGAAGTCGcctggagatatcaggagtcaaatcaaatcaaatcaaatgtatttatatagcccttcgtacatcagctgatatctcaaagtgctgtacagaaacccagcctaaaaccccaaacagcaagcaatgcaggtgtagaagaacggtggctaggaaaaactccctagaaaggccaaaacctaggaagaaacctagagaggaaccaggctatgtggggtggccagtcctctagctatagattGAAAGCTGCTGTCCAGTAGTCTTTGCTGTCCAGTAGCTGGCCATGTTCACGCAAGCTTTAGTTCTGGGTCGTGACAAATggtaggctgcgtttacacaggtagcccaattctgatcttttcccACTTATTTGACCAATAATTTttgcaaaagatcagaattgggctgcatgtgtaaacacagccaaatTATGCGTATGATGTTGTACATTCTTATGAATAAATATAGTTAAATGAatcaacagtaaatgtaattATTATACTGAAGTCATGCAAATTGAACATGCTCAGAACGTTAATACATTATCAtctttattatattttttaataacaaaaacagtacaaaaacatatttattaAAGATATGATTGGTTTCAAGGGTAAGACAGGTTCTGGTGGAGTAAGAGAAGATACTACATGGTTTGAATAACGCTCTGCACATATGACCCAAAGGGAAATGAATAGACAAACAGTTTCAGTAACAGATTAATCCAAATTGGTGTGGATGTAGCCTACTTTTCTCATCGTATGAAAACGGGCTTGTTAAGTCACTAGATCTACCGGCAGTCCAATGAAAGGATCCTCTTGTAAATCCTCAGACGTTTACAGTATACCTAATGCCCACTAATAGAGATAAAGAGGCACGGTTGAGCTGCTAAAGCCTGGTAGTCAGTGACGTCAGTCCATATACCGTCAGAGAGGAGGGGGCTTGCAACCCAAACCTTCAGACAAAACTTACAATAAATAAAACGGGAACATTTGCAGTAAAAAATATAATCTCACACAGACAGAAGTCACACAATATTTGTTCTAACATTCATTAGCatgtagctagttaacattgaaATATTCACATATTAAATAACGTTAGGTATCTGAAATGAAAACATTGTAATAAAGCTTAAAGACTCCCTGCATTGGTCATGCATGTATGGTGTGCACTTTAGACTACCATCTTAGATATAAATGTAAATGTTTACATCACTTTATTTTACATCATAGTTGATATGTACAACAGGAATCTAATATATAACTGAGTAAAAAAAGATTTACACATCAGCAGACTCAGGCTCAGTCCTCTGAGTCTGTTCCTCCAATAACAATGCAGACTCACTCCTCTGAATTGGTTCCTCCAATAATAACACAGTCTGAGGAAAACCAATAGCTTCACTGTTGCGCCGCATCAGGGCATGGCCCCTCACAGGGTACTGCATCTCTGTGAAGGTCAGTGATGCCACCGTGATGGAACAGCGGCCCTGCACCTTGAAGCCAGACTTCTGGTAGAAGGGAACCAGGAAGTCCTCGCACATGAGCACTGCACGGCGCACATAGGGCAGGCAGCGTAGGTACTGCAGGTAGCGCCACATCAGGATAGGGCCCTTGCCCTGCTGCCGGAAGGTCCGGTGGACCGCCAACACATGGATATGAACTGTGGAACCTTTGGGCTTGTGAAGAGTTAGGGCATCCTGCAGCAAAGGAAAAATGCAAATGTAGCTCAAGTAGAGTTCATTCAAGAATATGTATGGTGATGTAATACAGAGCACCTGATTGAGAAAAAATATCAGTGAGCTAATAAAAACACAGTAAGATATAGAGTAAATGACCTATGAATCAATAGTAAATTATATAACATCATAGAAGTGTCTTACTAGGGTGAGTCTGTCCTGGTCCCATTGGGACCCAATGATGAAGGCTACTAGTCTCCCCTCCTCAAACCAGCCCATGGACAGCTCTGGACACAGCGTGAGGAAATGACGCACCTCATCAAGGTGGAGCGGGCAGTCTCCAGACACAGATATAAAGGCTGGCGGAGGAAAAGAGAGACACGTTTTCATCATCCTTGGACTCACTGTATTTAAGAATGCCAAGGCGGATCCGTATCAGTGCATTAAACCTATAACAAGGGattaatacaaagtgttatggaAAGGAAGAGACAGACTGGCGCGCCCAGTCAACGTGCGTAAAGCCCAAGGAGAGGCTGTTGGCACGAGTTTTACGCGCGATTTGAGTACCCCTGATAACGCTCATACATTGTATATTCGTGCCATTAATTCATAACACATAATACATACAAACATTTATAACTGCATTTATGGACAACTTACCCTCTTTCTCGATTTCGAACACGCTGATGGCATCTTGCGTGTTGAGCGGTCGGAACTCGCTTGCTGGCAATGTGTGTCTTCTTTGGCGCCCAGGAGAAACAGAAGGGGATAGGCGCGGTTTCAGGAAAGGCAAGGCGCCCACTAGAGACATTTTACAATTTGTATAACTCCGGTTGGATTACTTCGATATTCTTCTGTTCCTTCTATTGTTGTTTGTTTGCACAAGTCTTCTCTCTTGGCTGTTACACGAAGGCTAATCTTCAGTTTCCTCCTCTTGTTGGGACAGCCTGTGCACAGATGACCAAGAGGGAGTAGAATCCGTATTTATAGGATGTGGTCCATGTATATGTGAGTCATTTTACCATTTAGAATATGAATAGTACGACGTCGGTGCTCATGAATGAAATAATAGCATTTGAAGCGATGGAGAGTGGAGAGCAATTAACTAGAACCAGAAATTAAGCGACCTGAGGTCTGCTGCTTTACGCACAAATGGCAGTGTTGTGACAACCTGTTTATTACTTGCCTAGAGAATTAATGTACCACAAAATAGAGAATTAACACACTGAATGTAATGAATTTACAATATGTTTTTTCCTATGCCATTCGATATTTGTTTGCCATGATATGCAGATACTCATATGCAGATACTCTGAATTTATATGGTAACCGACAAGAGCACTGTAACTAAAAATAACGTTGCTTTACTTACCTGATGCAATCTCATCCGAACACTCTCTCTACCTGCCTTATTGTCTTaactcaccctctctttctcctccctcctctctctcttgcgtGCCCTGAAAGACGTCCACCTCTTCATTATAAAGCCAGTGACTATTACTATGTCACGTGACAGATTATAGAAGTTGTTTCCACAACTCGGCGTATTAGCTTCTATCTTCATCCCTTGAGTTTGACTGACACAAGTGTATATTCTCCTGTATATTTGGGAGATATAGTAGGCATGGGGTAATTGTGGGCAACTCTTGCTCCAGCCAAGTTCTCTATACCGGTCTGCTCAGTATAGGCCTACAAATGATATTATTTAGTGGTTACTCTCTCAACAGGTGGATATTTAGAATGGGTATccatggttagagggagagaagCTATCAGCAGTACTGACATTGGAACACTGCTATCATAAAGATAAGATTAGTCTGGTCCTACAAGCAGAACTTTAATACACCCTCAAATACACAACACCTGTAATGGACAATATTAACCACTGGGTGATCATTTTCACTTTATATAAAAACTAAAAAGACAATTAACAGTGTTGATGCTCTCTGGAAAAGATGGCTGCTAATGATGAACAAGACAGATTCTCTTGAAGAATTTGGGAATTTTATTACAATTCAGACAGTCGATACAGCATGATTCATGTATTTAGTTGTGGTTCTTACTAAATGAAACCCTGGAAAAATATAGATCTCTCTCCTACACGGTAATGATGACATAAAAAAGGACATGAATGCAATGAGAAGACTACAGCAGTATTTGAACATTAATAACAGTACTATGATGTAGTCACTCCACAGTCCACTCTACCAGCCAAGGGTACAGGACAGAGAAGATAACAGTACTATGATGTAGTCACTCCACAGTCCACCCTACCAGCCAAGGGTACAGGACAGAGAAGATAACAGTACTATGATGTAGTCACTCCACAGTCCACCCTACCAGCCAAGGGTACAGGACAGAGAAGATAACAGTACTATGATGTAGTCACTCCACAGTCCACCCTACCAGCCAAGGGTACAGGACAGAGAAGATAACAGTACTATGATGTAGTCACTCCACAGTCCACCCTACCAGCCAAGGGTACAGGACAGAGAAGATAACAGTACTATGATGTAGTCACTCCACAGTCCACCCTACCAGCCAAGGGTACAGGACAGAGAAGATAACAGTAGTTCAACACAATTGCAATTACTCCACTCAGATGTGTTGAGACCAGTTGTTTTTTATACATATTACATAACAGTCACTAGGGTCAGCCAGGGTCAGCAATGGATGTCCGCTTGTCTGTTCGGTTGAGGAGAGATTATATTCGACTGTAGAGATGATACTCAGTATACACAGTCTAGCATGAGCTACCGTACCTGAAGTGATTCAAATGGAGGTTTTTGATATTCAGATGGCAATATGACAAGTGATTGTAGTTTAATTCAAATGGCTTGTAATTGTTTTCATAACCTGGATACCAGTATGCTAGTGAATCAATGCAACCAAACATACAAATAATGAAAGTGAGCTATCATATCACATTTTATACAGTACTACTGTTGTACCATAGAAACAAATGTGCAAGTACTATGTCAGAACTTCCACCACTTGAACTGCAATGACTGGTTGAGGTAAATCCACTAGGGGGACCCCTCCCACTGCATAAAGAGCAGTGAGGTGTCCCAGAACGGGCCACATTGAAAGAATTTGCATAGCTAATCTCTCAATTTGGATATGTGCTTAAACTTGTGTATGCATGGTCTATGACCTTGTCAACACCACCAGTAGAGCCTGACAAATGAGGattaggtaggtagataggtatGTATGGGGTAAAAGGTACCATACAGTATGTTTAATATTATAATAACAAATGATTTATCCTGCTCCAGTCCCTTTCTCTTAATCCCTGCCTACATTTTCCTATCTACCTCAATACTCCAGTATCTCTGTACGTTGTACATTTGCTCCTGACACTGAATATAGCTTCCTCTCTTCTTTATTATGTcttgttttttcttgtttttcttctTATGAATTatactttttatatatatatactactgcactgttgggtagggctttcaagttaagcatttcactgtacttgtgcatgtgacaaataaaacaaaCTTTTCTTTATCTAAAGGCATATCAAAGTCAGGTACAGGCACAGACATGGAAGATTGAAATCAGAATGGGAGAAGATAATGTTACATCTGCAGTCAGCATACCTTCAGGTAGTCATTTTAAGCATCCTTTTAGATTCATTATACAGTACATTAAAACCCTTCCACCCATATGACATTTTGAGCCAAACCAAACCAAGTGTGTGCTCTAGGATTAGTTACACCAGTAATTATTATATCTCTGGGGTGAACCCGACCTGGCATGAACTGGTGCGAGTATAATGCTCACATTTGCGCTTGTCTCTGCTCCAGTGCACTAATGCTCATCATCTCCACCCCGACAAGAAAAAGGCCCCAGTAGAGAGCGCAGCACTCTGGCCTGGTCGCTCCAACTCTTATTGATCGAATCAATGTGCAAAACCCACTGACCCATGCAGTGCTGCGTAGTGCAAAACCATGTTTCccttcttagtgtgtttggacagaaaacaacagaaatatGTAAATTATTTTATCTACAATAAAACCGTTCATAAAAATCGACAATGGTCCTTTTATCTTCAACTGCTTGTAGTTCCATCCGCTAGTATTATTCATTCACCCATAAAGCTTCAGAATAAGGACACATTAGGTGCTGATGGCTCCAACATCTTGTGTAGGAGGAGGGAGTACAACCTTAACACAGCTAGAAGGGGTCATATGTAGCAGACGAGACCATCCCCCTCCTTGCTGAGTGCTCCAGATCTGAAAGGGAGTGTcaagcctgtgtgtttgtgtgtgtcaggaaGAAGTTGGTCCAAGAAGCATGTTGGTTTgagctgcagcagcagcagggtaGGAGACAGGCGAGATATATAAGAAGGTAACCTCAGCTGGCCAGGTTCCTGAACCTCCATGCTGCTTTAACACGACCTCACTAGCACCTAACCCCTTCCACCTCATCCATTAAACacagaggtaaaggagaggtttTCACTGGTGAGAAGGAGAAGAGTAACCTAATATCAttggtggaggtctacaatgctGCATTCTCCAACGTTGTGCTTCTCCATAGAGAACCTACACCCATGACTCGAACAGCATATCCTGAGGGGGGAAGGCCTACATGTCAGGCCCGTGTCTCATCCTCCACAGAATGATTACGGATAGATAAATAGCGGACGTAGAGCTGGTTGCCTGCCACATCCTCGCGGGACAGAAGAATGTGCTTCTCTTCACGTGTGTCACACTCATTAAGTCAGACAGCGGAGCACACAAGGTACTCCTCAGCAGTGGGCCCCTCCCTACTAAACACACCGCTCACAacacactatcatacacacactgtcatacacacacactcttagcTGAGACCAGCCAGCTGCAAGAACATCCATGGCTTTGACCCTGAATGAAgcatggagaggaaagggagggatcTCTAAACAACAGGACACAGAGATAGATACTGAATGTATCTGTAGAAAAAAAGAGGGGGGATTTTCCAAAGGCTGATATAATGTCTTTGGCActttgtatatacagtagacagagtAAGAAAGGGAGCGAGAAGTAAGAGCTGTGGGGAGGACCAACTCTCTGAGTAGATTCTCAGCCTGAGATGAGCCTGGCGATTCCTTCATGAACCTGGGCCTGTACTGGCCCGTACTCCACCATCTCCCCGTCCACAGTGATCGCTCCCTCGGGGGACAGAGGCTCCAGGCGAAAGGCCTTCACCCTCTCATACACAAGGTGTGGGCAGCCAATAGCCAGGTGCCCCCCCTTCTCCATGGCCATGAAGAGTGTGAGCAGAGCTAGCCTGGAGATGCCTGCACGCACATACAACAGGTGGATGAAGCCGTCGTCTGCTGCGGCCCCAGGGGCGGCAAACAGGTCCTCAGCCAAGTGGGACTGGAACATGGCCAATACCAGTACAAAGTCTTCCTCATTCACTACTGTCCAATGATCAGGCACCGGCTGTTCCAGGTCTGCTAGGAGCGAGTCAGGAGGCCCcttctggttgactggttggggCTCGGTCCTCATGGTTGTGATGGCAATGTTGGAGGAGTTGTGGGCGATGTTGTGGTTGGAGTTTGTGCTGTGATTGGAGTTTGTGATGTGGTTGTGGCGAGAGTTCTGATTGGGGGAGCTGTTGGGCCCACAGggtagagaggagcagagggaggagttCTGGGGTGTGAAGGGAGGAGCAGGCAGGTATGCCAGCCTACCCTGATATACCTTGAGGGAGGCCAGGCGCATCAGCGTACCAACCAGGAATCGCATGGGGCCAACGAGGCGGTACTTCTCGCTCTCAATGTCGACGTCGGCCACGAAGCCCCAGgccagggagaggaaggagaagatgCGCTGGCTGGAGGCCAGGTGGACAGAGACCAGGTCCAGCTGAGTCACCAGGCCTTTACACAGCAGGAAGCCACAGCTCAGCAGCAGCTCCTTACCCCAGGCCGGGGGAGACCTGCAGGGAGTAGCAGTCAGCTCACAGTAGACTGAGGCAGTTAGGTATCAGTCTGTGGTTCAATTGAGCCAGAGCTACTCCTTCACTTAAAAGtaatgaccctaaccctaactctagaatgGTAATACATTGTACTTACAGCAGTAACCCTAACCCtcgccataaccctaaccctaggttcatGTCCACATGCCAGTTAAACCCTAATCCCATtgttttaaagtaactgtccagtgaaaatctcacatTTAATTTAATTCATATTCTgctaactcatacccaaataatgttgttgactcgtcCTATACTCGTTTCAGTGGCCAAAGTATAACTGGGAGAAAAACTTAAACTGACCATTTCAAAAATGCTTGCTATCTCCTCATAGAGCATGATGTCATACtcctgaggaggatgagctggacaatcagcagttTACTCACATTCATATTTTTAATGACCGGTACactgtacacccacaccattccgttgttggggtatgcccacatcattctgttgttggggtatgcccacaccattccgttgttggggtatgcccacaccattccgtTGTTGGGGTATGCACACACCATTccgttgttggggtatgcccacaccattccgtTGTTGGGGTATGCAcataccattctgttgttggggtatgcccacaccattccgtTGTTGGGGTATGCACACACCATTCCGTTGTTGGGGTATGCACACACCATTCCGTTGTtagggtatgcccacaccattccgtTGTTAGGGTATGCACACACCATTCCGTTGTTGGGGTATGCACACACCATTccgttgttggggtatgcccacaccattccaacacagaacaGCTGCTTTTTAACATTATTAATTACAATTATTTTGGAAGGAA
Proteins encoded in this region:
- the LOC109892009 gene encoding serotonin N-acetyltransferase-like translates to MSLVGALPFLKPRLSPSVSPGRQRRHTLPASEFRPLNTQDAISVFEIEKEAFISVSGDCPLHLDEVRHFLTLCPELSMGWFEEGRLVAFIIGSQWDQDRLTLDALTLHKPKGSTVHIHVLAVHRTFRQQGKGPILMWRYLQYLRCLPYVRRAVLMCEDFLVPFYQKSGFKVQGRCSITVASLTFTEMQYPVRGHALMRRNSEAIGFPQTVLLLEEPIQRSESALLLEEQTQRTEPESADV
- the LOC109892277 gene encoding sphingosine kinase 1 — protein: MDNDMAEPDPSRQRNGVVEVLYGEFTDSLNSKVRYSVSLTESALTIQKISSSLEQDEVVFHLADCLGCRAYKVEDEADVGAFFTAYFYPFKRRWISTGMARQKVEQCFRVALVQDPLTNLQEAERWARAIREASIRQIPRRHDVKYYEVRRPCRIMVLVNPQSGRGQALQLFSGQIEPMLTEASVPYTLVITEHQNHARDLVRETDLSQWDALVILSGDGLLFEVLNGLLEREDWEEAIQTPLGILPGGSGNALAASVHHYTKSPPAWGKELLLSCGFLLCKGLVTQLDLVSVHLASSQRIFSFLSLAWGFVADVDIESEKYRLVGPMRFLVGTLMRLASLKVYQGRLAYLPAPPFTPQNSSLCSSLPCGPNSSPNQNSRHNHITNSNHSTNSNHNIAHNSSNIAITTMRTEPQPVNQKGPPDSLLADLEQPVPDHWTVVNEEDFVLVLAMFQSHLAEDLFAAPGAAADDGFIHLLYVRAGISRLALLTLFMAMEKGGHLAIGCPHLVYERVKAFRLEPLSPEGAITVDGEMVEYGPVQAQVHEGIARLISG